The nucleotide sequence CGATTATAAAACAGACTATATCGAACAGTATTTATTAGGCGATTTTGAGAAAATTAAACAAAAAATGACAAAGTCGTACCAAATTCAATTAAACTATTATCAGCATGCTGTCCAATCAATTAAGCGTATTGAAATAAATGAACGCATTTTATATTTATACAGTATTGGACAAGAAGTGAAAATAGATTAGGGGGATGGACGGTGGATTTTCGCCCAGTAGGTACGAACGAGCGTGTTGCAACACTGGATATATTGCGCGGAGTAAGTTTACTCGGCATTTTATTAGTAAATATGTTTGGGTTTTATTTACCGATGCCGCATATAGCGGATTTGAGCAGCTGGTTTAATGAAGTTCAGGATATAATACTTCAGCAGCTTTTGGATATTTATGTGCAAAGCAGCTTCTATCCGTTATTTTCTATGCTGTTCGGGTATGGATTAGCGATGCAATATGTAAAAGCAAATGAGACGGGCGCAGATTTTTACCGGTTTGCGCCGAAGCGTCTAATTTTATTATTTTGCATTGGGATGTTTCATGCGATTGTCATTTGGTGGGGCGATATTTTGGCCACGTACGCATTTTGCGGAATATTTTTAATCGCGCTAATTCGTTTGAAGGCAAAATGGCTCGTGCTTGTGGCGGTTGCGGTGAATGCTTTGTATCACGGTTTTAATTTAAGTTTATATGTCGCGGCAGGTTTCTTTACGGCGTCAACGGATAGTTTCTCTGTCGATATTGAAGCGATTCAAAGTGCCTTAACAGCATACGGTATCGGGAACTGGACGGATGCATTTATGCAGCGTCTTGATGATTTATCGATTCAGATGGGTGTCATGATGTGGATCTCGTCTTTATTTACGATATTACCTTATATGCTGTTTGGCGCAGCACTTGCGAAATGGCGTCTGATCGAGCGGGCAAATGAAAAAATCGCTGTCTGGATCATTTTGGCTGTAGCTGGTATTGGCGGCGGACTTTATATGAAGAGCCTGCCGATAGCCGGTAACCAAACATTCGGCAATGAGTACTTGCAAGTTTATATCGGCGGACCGCTGCTTGCGATTGGCTATATGGCAGTCATCACATTGCTGACACAATTGCCGGTCATAGTAAAACTGCTGTCACCAATTGCAAAGGCTGGTCGCATGTCTCTCACGCTCTACCTGATGCAGTCCGTTATTTGTACAGTGCTGTTCTACAATTGGGGCTTCGGTTTATACGGAAAAGTGGATGTGCAAATGGGAATTTATATGGCGGTAGGAATTTTCGTCATCCAAGTACTATTTGCGGAAATCTATTTTTCAAAATATAAACAAGGACCGATTGAAGCATTGCTGAAAAGATTTACTTACGGCAAACCTACGGACCGTAAAGCGTGAACAAAGAATGTAGTATTGTATAAAGTTTTATGCACCGAAAGCTTAGTTTTACGAATTAAGTTCCTTTTTGTCAGAAAAGTAAGGCAATTGTTCATGTTTTAATGTATGATGTAAAAAAACAGAAGGAGTGCTCCACGTTATGAAATTGTTATCATTTAAAGTAAACGAACAAGTAAAGTTTGGCCCAAAAGTGAAAAAAGAAGAGGCAGTTTGGGATGTAGTCGAAATCCAAAAACAACTTAATGTACTAAAAGACTTTCCGAAAACAATTATCGACGGGATTGCACATGGCTACGAATTTGTTGAACAGGTTCGTAAATTAGTAGAGGCAGCTCAAAATCATGAAGATGGAGCTCAGTTTAAACTGGCTTATTCTGATATTGAATGGCTGTCGCCAGTTCCTCGTACACCGAAAAATATTTTATGTGTTGGTAAAAATTACAGTGATCATGCCCGTGAAATGGGTGCAGAAAAGGCTCCGGAACATATCGTTGTTTTCACGAAGTCACCAACTGCAATTGCTCCGGATGAATCGACATTACCTGTGCATGCAGATGTGACGGATTCCCTTGATTATGAAGGGGAGTTAGCTGTCGTAATCGGCAAGCGCGGAAAAAATGTTCCGAAAGCAATGGCATTTGACTATGTGTTCGGTTATACAATTGCCAATGATCTTACAGCCCGTGACGCACAGGAGAAGCATAAACAGTTCTTCTTAGGCAAAAGCTTGGAAGGCAGCTGTCCAATGGGACCGTATTTAGTAACGAAAGATGAAATTCCTGATCCGCATGCATTATCAATTGTGACAAAAGTAAATGGTGAAGTACGCCAAAATGGATCAACGAAAGATATGTTGTTCACTGTTTCTGAAATTATTGAGACAGTTTCAAAATATGTAACGTTAGAGCCAGGCGATGTTATTTTAACAGGTACGCCGGCCGGAGTTGGAAAAGGGATGAACCCGCCGCAATTTTTAAAAGCAGGCGATGAAGTGAAAATCGCAATCGAAGGAATTGGAACTTTAGCAAACCGATTTGCTTAATATTTTTATAGCTGCGGATTGCTAGTTTCCGATATTAATAGGTAGTAGATTTCCAGTGTCAGGGGAAATCTACTGCCTTTTTTGCAGAAAAATATAGCTTTTTTATGACAACTCATTGAACTTGGAAGATTCAATTGAATTTATATGGCTTCACATGGTAGGATATTGCCTGTAGAGAATAAATAGAAGAGGTGGAAAATTCGTGGATTTCTTAACTAGTACGACACATATGCACATTACGACTTGGGTACTTGCATTAGTATTATTTTTTATCGCAGCATTATCCGGCAAAAAGTTGAAAGCAGTACACATGATCTTACGTTTAATGTATATTTTAGTAATCGTTACAGGGCTGTCTTTATTCCTTGAATGGCGCGACAAAATTTCTGAGAGCGGCATGAACTATGATATGAAAGTGTTATTTGGTATTTTAGTAATCGGCTTTATGGAAATGGTATTAGTACGTAAAAACAAAGGCAAATCTGTCAATATGTTCTGGGTACTGTTCGGTATCGTTCTATTAATTACATTATACTTAGGCTTAAGCATGGGTATCGGTGTAAACTTCTAATTAAAGAGTGAAGCGTGTAAAAAGTGGAGGTGGCTTTTTACACGCTTTTTTGTATGGGGGGAGGAGGAATTCTACTTTTACGGGGATTTGTTCTACTTTTGTAGTGTTTTGTTCTACTTTTGTAGTGTTTTGTTCTACATTAGGGAAGGGAAGTTCTCCTTTATATCAAAGATGTTCCACTTTTCTTGTTCATCGTTCAACATTTCATCCGGAAAGTTCTAATAACCCGGAACTTTCAACTTTAGCTGCAATTTGTTCTACCTTTTTAGAGATTGTTCCACATTTTATACAGGTAGTTTTAAGTCTCCTGCTCGACCTTCTATCTCTGAAACCTTCTAATAAAACACACCGAGCAATCAATTCCTAATCATATCAAACCCTCTATACACATTTCTGACACGTATTTGTTGAATTTCCTATAAATAACTATTAAAGCTAGCTACATTTATATCTTTTTTGGTAAAATGACGATGGACTGTATATGAAAGAGAGGGAAATGAATGGGATTTAATAAATGGTTTCGTACATTAGCTGCGGGTGTGCTGCTTTCGACTTCATTGTCAGTTGCTGCTGTTGCAAATGCGGAAGAGCGTACGATCGCAGATGAAAGTATATATGATGTTTTAGTGGACCGTTTCTTTAATGGTACCGGTAAAAATGATGATGATACAGTAAATGCGCAAGACCCGTCGATGTTTGCGGGCGGGGATTTCAGTGGACTGCTGAAGAAAATCGATTATGTAGCAAATATGGGCTATACGATTCTGTCTATTGGCTCTGTATTTGAAACTGAAAAATATGATGGTTCGATGCCAACGAGCTATACAATGTTTGACCACCGTTTTGGTACAGCAGACGAATTTAAAAAGATGGTCGAGGCTTACCAAAAACGTGAAATCAAAATGATGGTTGATTTCCCGATTTCCAATGTTAGTCCAAACCATGAACTTGCAGAAAGACAAGGATTTGTAGCATCTGAAAATGATGGGAAAATACAGTGGGACTTAACGAATGAAGAAGTACAGAATGAACTGATTAACAGTGCAGTACAATTTGTAAATACATATAAACTAGACGGGGTTCGTTTGACGAATATTGAACAAGCGGATACTGCTTTTTTAAATCGCTTTATCGAGCAGTTAAAAGCAGCAGGTGCCTATGTTATTGCGAATGCAGAAAGTGATGCAAATTTTGACGCGAAATTTTACAGTGATACTGCAGCCAACTTCACAAATGCATTTAAAAATGTCGATTTAAATACAACAGTACTGGAGCCTCATATCGAGGAAA is from Solibacillus isronensis and encodes:
- a CDS encoding DUF418 domain-containing protein, which translates into the protein MDFRPVGTNERVATLDILRGVSLLGILLVNMFGFYLPMPHIADLSSWFNEVQDIILQQLLDIYVQSSFYPLFSMLFGYGLAMQYVKANETGADFYRFAPKRLILLFCIGMFHAIVIWWGDILATYAFCGIFLIALIRLKAKWLVLVAVAVNALYHGFNLSLYVAAGFFTASTDSFSVDIEAIQSALTAYGIGNWTDAFMQRLDDLSIQMGVMMWISSLFTILPYMLFGAALAKWRLIERANEKIAVWIILAVAGIGGGLYMKSLPIAGNQTFGNEYLQVYIGGPLLAIGYMAVITLLTQLPVIVKLLSPIAKAGRMSLTLYLMQSVICTVLFYNWGFGLYGKVDVQMGIYMAVGIFVIQVLFAEIYFSKYKQGPIEALLKRFTYGKPTDRKA
- a CDS encoding fumarylacetoacetate hydrolase family protein; this translates as MKLLSFKVNEQVKFGPKVKKEEAVWDVVEIQKQLNVLKDFPKTIIDGIAHGYEFVEQVRKLVEAAQNHEDGAQFKLAYSDIEWLSPVPRTPKNILCVGKNYSDHAREMGAEKAPEHIVVFTKSPTAIAPDESTLPVHADVTDSLDYEGELAVVIGKRGKNVPKAMAFDYVFGYTIANDLTARDAQEKHKQFFLGKSLEGSCPMGPYLVTKDEIPDPHALSIVTKVNGEVRQNGSTKDMLFTVSEIIETVSKYVTLEPGDVILTGTPAGVGKGMNPPQFLKAGDEVKIAIEGIGTLANRFA
- a CDS encoding YisL family protein, with translation MDFLTSTTHMHITTWVLALVLFFIAALSGKKLKAVHMILRLMYILVIVTGLSLFLEWRDKISESGMNYDMKVLFGILVIGFMEMVLVRKNKGKSVNMFWVLFGIVLLITLYLGLSMGIGVNF
- a CDS encoding alpha-amylase family glycosyl hydrolase, translating into MGFNKWFRTLAAGVLLSTSLSVAAVANAEERTIADESIYDVLVDRFFNGTGKNDDDTVNAQDPSMFAGGDFSGLLKKIDYVANMGYTILSIGSVFETEKYDGSMPTSYTMFDHRFGTADEFKKMVEAYQKREIKMMVDFPISNVSPNHELAERQGFVASENDGKIQWDLTNEEVQNELINSAVQFVNTYKLDGVRLTNIEQADTAFLNRFIEQLKAAGAYVIANAESDANFDAKFYSDTAANFTNAFKNVDLNTTVLEPHIEEMLSGTPVLSMTDTIWSDRFTLAATEEGMYPPTRSKISIASTLLLPGVPIVQYGSEIAMNGEAGVEAHQYYNFKTDSELADYVGKLQSLRNDSDTLRNGEFKWLENKDGYVVFERKSDEETWIVVINNSSKTKRVHIPVAELGEGKEIRGMFNSEIIRENKDGNYAIILDREMVEVYQVIEARGINTSYIVALGLVVVLYTAFMIVIMKRGKKRRAENSVQ